Below is a window of Pseudomonas sp. B21-040 DNA.
ATCCCCAACACCGCCGCGAGCGCTGCCAGGTTGTGCAGGTATTCGGGCAGCCATTGGCGTCGGATGATCGTGCCGAGCACCCAGCCCCCGGCGATCCCGCATAAGCTGCCGCACACAATCACGCCACCGAAAGTCAGCAGGCTTTGGCTCCAGCCATCACCCGAGGCGCGGGCGATGATAAAGCTGTAAACCACCACGGCGAGCAGGGCTCCGATTGGATCGATGACAATGCCTTCCCAGCGCAGGATGTTGGCAATCGAGGCTTTCGGCCGCACGACGCGCAGCATTGGCACGATGACCGTGGGGCCGGTGACCAGCGTCAAGCTGCCGAACAGAATGGCGAGCAACCAGTCGAACCCCAGTAGCCAATGGGTCGCGACGGCAATGACCACCCAGGTCGAGAGCGCGCCGATGGTGACCAGTCGATGCACCACGCTGCCAATCTCGCGCCATTCTGAAAGGTGCAGGGTCAGGCTGCCTTCAAACAGGATCAGTGCCACCGCCAGCGATACCAGCGGCATCAGCAATGGTCCGAACATTTCCAGCGGGTCGAGCAGACCCAGAACCGGCCCGACCAGAATCCCGGTCAACAATAGAAACAGAATCGCCGGTAACTTGAGGCGCCAGGCCAACCATTGGCAGCCCAACGCTGCCGCACCGATACCGCCAAAAACCAACAGAATCTGCTGTTCGCTCATTGAAGCTCCTGTTCCTTGAAGTGGCGGGCTATGAAAGACTAGCGGCCATTTTTACAGTTCACCTTTTTTTCGCGCGCAGTCCCGAGACTGTGTGCCTAGAGCGCCCATGCCTGCTATCGATCATCCGCTGATAGACCAGTTTCTCGACGCCCTGTGGCTGGAGAAAGGTCTTTCCGACAATACCCGCGATGCTTATCGCAGCGACCTGGCCCTGTTCAACGGTTGGCTGCAGGAGAAGGATCTGGAGCTGATCAACGCCGGTCGTGAGCTGATCCTCGATCATCTGGCCTGGCGCTTGGAGCAGAACTACAAACCCCGTTCCACTGCGCGATTTCTCTCGGGTGTGCGTGGCTTTTATCGCTATCTGCTGCGGGAAAAGTTGATCGCTGTCGATCCGACCTTGCGCGTCGACATGCCTCAGTTGGGCAGGCCTTTGCCTAAATCCCTGTCGGAAGCCGACGTTGAAGCCTTGCTCAAGGCGCCGGACTTGAGCGAAGCGATCGGCCAGCGTGACCGCGCCATGCTCGAAGTGCTGTATGCCTGTGGCTTGCGGGTGACCGAGTTGATCAGCCTGACCCTGGAGCAAGTCAACTTGCGTCAAGGCGTGTTGCGGGTGATGGGCAAGGGCAGCAAGGAACGATTGGTGCCGATGGGGGAGGAAGCGATTGTCTGGGTTGAGCGCTACATGCGCGATGCCCGTGGCGAACTGCTCGGCGGGCGCCCCAGTGATGTGCTGTTCCCGAGTCTGCGCGGCGAGCAAATGACCCGCCAGACCTTCTGGCACCGCATCAAGCACCAGGCCAAGGTCGCCGGGATCGGCAAGTCGCTGTCGCCGCACACGTTGCGCCATGCTTTCGCCACGCACCTGCTCAACCATGGTGCCGACTTGCGGGTGGTGCAAATGCTGCTCGGCCACAGCGATTTGTCCACCACCCAGATCTACACTCATGTAGCCCGGGCGCGCTTGCAAGACCTGCACGCCAAACATCACCCGCGTGGCTAAAACAGGACCGTGTAGCAGCTGGCGAAGCCTGCGTTCGACTGCGCAGCAGCCGTAAACCCTGAGCCCGCGGTTTAACTGATACACCTCAGTGTCTGATTTAACGACTGCTGCGCAGTCGAACGCAGGCTTCGCCAGCTGCTACATAAAAGCGTCGTGCACGGTGAGTGAGATGACTTACGACAGGCGCATTCGGCCACACGGACCTTATGTGGTAGGCTTTGCCGGTTTGCACGATGGGCGTTTATGACCCGGTGTTTCGGCACGGGCGTTCTGATCGTCCCATTTGTCCGCCTTCAGGAGTTCTCATGCGTCTGACCCAGATTTTCGCCGCCGCCGCCATTGCGTTGGTCAGCACCTTTGCCGTCGCCGATGACGCGGCCGACAAAGCCATTCGTAAAAGCCTGGAAAACCTCCAGCTCGACGTGCCCGTCGAAACCATTACGGCCAGCCCGTTGCCAGGGATGTACGAAGTCAAACTCAAGGGCAGCCGTGTGCTGTATGCCAGCGCCGACGGCCAGTATGTCGTTCAGGGCTACCTGTTCCAGCTCAAGGATGGCAAACCGGTCAACCTGACCGAGAAGACCGAGCGCCTGGGTATTTCCAAACTGGTCAACGACATTCCTGTGGCTGAAACCGTGGTCTACCCGGCCATCGGCGAAACCAAGTCGCACATCACCGTATTTACCGACACCACCTGCCCGTACTGCCACAAGCTGCACGCCGAAGTGCCTGAGCTGAACAAGCGCGGCATTGAAGTGCGCTACGTTGCGTTCCCGCGCCAGGGCCTGGGTTCGCCGGGTGACGAACAGCTGCAAGCGGTCTGGTGCTCCAAGGACAAGAAAGCGGCCATGGACAAAATGGTCGATGGCAAGGAAATCAAGGCCGCCAAGTGCGATAACCCGGTTTCCAAGCAGTTCGCCCTCGGTCAGTCGATCGGCGTGAACGGTACACCGGCCATCGTTTTGGCCGACGGTCAGGTCATTCCGGGCTACCAGCCGGCGCCACAAGTCGCCAAACTGGCACTGGGCGCGAAGTAAATTCGCATCGTCACGGTCAGCCATTGACGATCATGGTCCGGCAGCCACATCGCCGGGCCATTAATAGAGAACCGCGAGCACGCGGTTGTTTTCACGGCCGACCTTGCGTCGGCCGTTTTATGGGGAGTTCACAGTGAAACCGGTCAAAGTAGGCATCTGTGGGTTAGGAACCGTCGGTGGCGGTACCTTCAACGTACTTCAGCGCAACGCCGAGGAAATTGCTCGTCGTGCCGGGCGTGGAATCGAAGTGGCACAAATTGCCATGCGCACGCCAAAGCCTCAGTTCCAGACGACCGGTATTGCGATTACCAACGATGTCTTCGAAGTGGCCACGAACCCTGAGATCGACATCGTTATAGAGCTGATGGGCGGCTATACCGTTGCCCGCGAGCTGGTACTCAAGGCCATCGAGAATGGCAAGCATGTGGTCACCGCGAACAAGGCATTGATTGCCGTTCACGGTAATGAAATTTTTGCCAAGGCACGTGAGAAAGGCGTGATCGTGGCGTTCGAAGCGGCGGTGGCCGGTGGCATTCCGGTGATCAAGGCGATCCGTGAAGGCCTGTCCGCCAACCGTATCAACTGGGTCGCCGGGATCATCAATGGCACCGGCAACTTCATCCTCACCGAAATGCGCGAGAAGGGTCGCACCTTCGAAGACGTGCTGGCCGAGGCGCAAGCCCTGGGTTACGCCGAAGCTGACCCGACGTTCGACGTTGAAGGCATCGACGCAGCCCACAAGCTGACGATCCTGGCGTCCATCGCGTTCGGTATCCCGCTGCAGTTCGACAAGGCTTACACCGAAGGCATCACCAAGCTGACCACTGCTGACGTGAACTATGCCGAAGCGCTGGGCTACCGCATCAAGCACCTGGGCGTTGCACGCAGCACCGCCAGCGGTATCGAACTGCGCGTACACCCGACGCTGATCCCGGCTGATCGCCTGATCGCCAACGTCAACGGCGTGATGAACGCGGTCATGGTCAACGGCGACGCTGCCGGTTCGACCTTGTTCTACGGTGCTGGCGCCGGCATGGAGCCAACGGCTTCGTCCGTGATCGCTGATCTGGTGGACGTGGTTCGCGCCATGACGTCCGACCCGGAAAACCGTGTGCCGCACCTGGCCTTCCAGCCGGACTCGCTGTCGGCTCACCCAATCCTGCCGATCGAAGCCTGCGAAAGCGCCTACTACCTGCGCATTCAGGCCAAGGACCATCCGGGCGTGTTGGCCCAGGTGGCGAGCATCCTGTCGGAGCGCGGCATCAACATCGAGTCGATCATGCAGAAGGAAGCCGAGGAACACGACGGCCTGGTGCCGATGATCCTGCTGACCCATCGCGTGCTGGAGCAGCACATCAACGATGCGATCGCCGCTCTCGAAGCCCTGGCGGGCGTCGTCGGTCCGGTTGTACGGATCCGCGTCGAGCACCTGAACTAAGCCGATATCGTTGACCGGGCCCGCTTGCGGGCCCGGCACTACGAACACTGTCCATTGGAGTCAGTCATGCGTTACATCAGTACCCGCGGCCAGGCACCGGCCCTGAATTTCGAAGACGTCCTGCTGGCAGGTCTTGCCACCGACGGCGGTCTGTACGTCCCGGAAAACCTGCCACGTTTCACCCAGGAAGAAATTGCCTCCTGGGCCGGCCTGCCGTATCACGAGCTGGCTTTCCGCGTCATGCGCCCGTTTGTTACCGGCAGCATTCCCGACGCCGATTTCAAAAAGATCCTTGAAGAAACCTACGGTGTGTTCTCGCACAACGCCGTGGCACCGTTGCGTCAGCTGAACGGCAATGAATGGGTGTTGGAACTGTTCCACGGCCCGACCCTGGCCTTCAAGGATTTCGCCCTGCAACTGCTCGGTCGTTTGCTCGACTACGTGCTGGAAAAGCGCGGTGAGCGCGTGGTGATTGTCGGCGCTACTTCCGGCGACACCGGTTCGGCCGCCATCGAAGGCTGCAAGCACTGCGAAAACGTCGACATCTTCATCCTGCACCCGCATAACCGCGTGTCGGAAGTGCAGCGTCGCCAGATGACCACGATCTTCGGCGAGAACATCCACAACATCGCCATCGAAGGCAACTTCGATGACTGCCAGGAAATGGTCAAGGCCAGCTTCGCCGACCAGAGCTTCCTCAAAGGCACGCGTCTGGTGGCGGTGAACTCGATCAACTGGGCGCGGATCATGGCCCAGATCGTTTACTACTTCCACGCAGCGCTGCAGCTGGGTGGCCCGGCGCGTTCGGTATCGTTCTCGGTGCCGACCGGCAACTTCGGCGACATCTTCGCCGGTTACCTGGCGCGCAACATGGGCCTGCCGATCAACCAGTTGATCGTCGCTACCAACCGCAACGACATCCTGCACCGCTTCATGAGCGGTAATCAGTACGTCAAGGAAACCCTGCACGCCACGCTGTCACCGTCGATGGACATCATGGTGTCGTCGAACTTCGAACGCCTGCTGTTTGACCTGCACGGTCGTAACGGTGCAGCCATTGCCGGCCTGATGGACAGCTTCAAACAGGGTGGCGGTTTCAGCGTTGAAGAGGAGCGCTGGACCGAAGCCCGCAAGCTGTTTGATTCGCTGGCTGTGGATGATGCACAAACCTGCGAAACCATCGCCGAAGTGTACGAGCAGACCGGCGAATTGCTGGACCCGCACACGGCCATCGGCGTGAAAGCTGCGCGCGAGTGCCGTCGTAGCCTGGATATTCCAATGGTGATTCTGGGGACGGCCCATCCGGTCAAATTCCCGGACGCGGTGGAGAAGGCTGGCGTAGGAAAAGCGCTTGAGCTCCCTGCACATCTTTCTGATTTGTTTGAGCGAGATGAGCGTTGCACCGTGTTGCCGAACGACCTGAAAGCTGTACAGGCCTTTGTCAGTCAGCATGGCAACCGTGGTAAACCCTTGTAAGCGCTAAAAGCTGTCACATTTTGAAGCCCGTCTCCTGACGGGCTTTCTCGTTTCTGCATGCCACACTTGTCCCACTTCGTTAATGAAGAGCCGCCTATGACGGACAGACGAGTTGAACAGCAAGGAAGTGGTGATGCAGTTTTTCAAAGGATTAAAACCAGCCGTGTGCTGGATGTTTTTACTCATTGCCCTGGGTTTTGCTCAAGGGGCAACAGCAGCGCAATTGGCAGTGCCGCAGTCCGCGGAGCCTGCCGTCAGAGCGATGATCGAGCTCGATGCCCAAGAACGTGAATGGATTGCTGCACACCCTCGGGTGATTGTCGCGTCGGCGCAGTACCCGCTGTATCTGTTCAAGGATGAGCTCGGTCAATGGAGCGGCTTGAACAACGATTTGCTCAACCGCATCAGCGCCATGACAGGCTTGCAATTTGTTCACGAAGAGACGTTTTCCACTGATCAGTTGATGGGGCGTCTGGAAAGTGGAGCCGCGGACATGACCACGACGCTGGCAATGAATGACGAGCGCAAGACGTTTATGGATTTCAGTCACTCGTTCGGGGGCGCTGGCTGGGTGCTGATCGGGCGCGCGGGGATGCCTGTCGTTGAGTCTCTGGATCAAATGGCAAAACGGGTGCTGGTGCTACCGGCCAGGCATGCGCTGGAGGCGACGATTCGTCGTGACCATCCGGCGATCGTGTTGCGCTCGGTGAAAACCTATGCCGAAGGCCGGGCGCTGGTCGAGAGCGGTGAAGCGTATGCCACCATCGAAAACGAAATCGGAGCGCATCTCTATCCCGCGGGACAGCTTAAGGTGTGGCATACCCTGGAGGGAAAGTGGGACCCCGATTACCTGGCGGTCCGCAAAGGCCAGGCGCAATTGTTGAGTATCCTCAACAAAGCGCTCGAAGCTTTTCCGCCTGCCGAGTTGCGCGCCATTCGCTTGAAATGGCTCGACGGTATCAGCCCGGTGCACGCGCCCACTGTATGGCAGCGGCTAAGCCAGTGGGGTTGCTGGGGAGTGGTCTTCGTCAGTCTGTTTGGCTTGCTGTCGTTGCTGTGGAGTCGTCGCTTCACGGTGTTGATCAAGAAACGGCTGGAAGTGGAGAAAAGCCTCGGCGACCAGCTCGCCTTTCAGCACGCCTTGATGGATGCCATGCCCGATCCGATGTTTGTGCGTGATCTGGAAGGGCGTTTGATCATGTGCAACAAAAGTTACGAGGAGAGCCTGGCGACCCGTTTCGAGCAGATTCAGGGCCGACAGTTGATTGAACTGGATGTCTTGCCCAAAGCGACTGCTGAACGTTTGCATGCCGAGTTCATCAGCCAATTGAGTACGCGCAAGGCGCGGTTCAGCGAGCGTCAATTGCAGTTCAAGAACGGTATCAGGGATATCTACCAGTGGACGGTGCCGTTCTATAGCGCCGATGGCCAATTGCGTGGTTTGTTGGGCGGCTGGACGGACAGGGGGCGGAGCCGCGACGGGTGATGCGCTTGTTTTTTCCCTGTCATCTTTGCCGTGCATGCTCTAACAACCAGAGGCGCCGACGCGCGTGTACCTGGAATCCAGAACTTTCTACTCGGGCCAGTGGTCACTAATGGTGAGCACGCCCCAGGCACTTTGTTTTCGGACTATTGAGTGGTGATCGAGATGGAAAGTATCAGTCTGTTGCTCGGTGAAGCGCTGAGCCCGTATCAGGTCACGCTGTCCCCGTCGGGTGCCCATGGCGAATGCCTGGTAACACTGAAAAATGCGATTGGCGTCATTGTCGTCGAACGGGCCTTCAATCAGGCTCAGTTGACCGACAAACGTCTGCTGACCGACGTCGTCGACGGCTTGCACCGCGACGTGCTCATTGCCGAAGGACGGCTGGAGCCTTGCGTTATCGCGGCATTGCGCAATGCCGCTCAGGACAAAATGCTGGCTAGCCGAAATTGAAGTGACATCTGTGGGAACCTTCCTGCGCACAGATCAGTCAGACCCTACAGCAGCAGGATCAAGCATTGTGCTCCGGTGCTTGTCGCTTGCTGTTACGGGTCTTTATGTAGGCCACGTTTAACCCCGAGTTGTCTCCCCACTGCTCGGGGTTTCTTTTTGCCTGCGATTTGTCACTGCCCGGCCTGATGCTCGAAAAAGGCCCGGGTCTCTTCCAGATAGGCGCCGCGACTTTCCGGATCGAGCCAGGCCGCATAGGCCTCGCTCAAATGATCGCGCGGCATTTTGCGCAGCAATTGGTTGATCTCGACGATGGCCTGCCGACCCTTGGGAGTGTCGGTGCAACCGATGTAGCCGGAGAGGTATTTGCCGGTGCCGCGAATCGGATAGAACTGCAATTCATCTTCCGCTATCCCTTGCTGTTGGGCCTGATAGCGGATTTCCGGGCGGTAGCCCAACAACAGTCGCAAGCGCCCCAGGCGTTGCATTTGCAACAGACTGCCCAAGGCGTCGTTTCCGTAGTGCAACGTCAACGCACCGGGCGGTGCTTGTTTGAGCAATGCATCGAGGTATTCGCCGTAGTTGCGCTCGGCAATAATCCCCAGCTTCTCGCGACCACTGGCCAGCAGGGCAGCCAGGTCTACTTCAGCGTCCCGAATAAAGGGCTCCAGCACCGGCTGATCTATCCGTCTGACCGCCAAACCATTGCTCATGGCCCGAAAAACCGGGAGGGAAAATGCGATCCAGCTTTCACGCTCCTTGCTCCAGTTCAACGCCGCATCGCAGGTCAGGGACGGCTCGTGGAGCATTTGCAAGCCGCGAGCGCGATTGACCCGCATGACGGTGTGTTCGTATTGCGGCATGCCGGCGATCAATAGAGGCAACAGCTGATCGATGACGCCTTGACCTTTTTTCGGTCCTTCGAAAATGGTCAGGGGCGGTAGATCTCGCATCAACCAGACCAGGGTTTCCCTGGGTTGTGCCATCGCCGATGAGACCAGGCCGCCGAGCAGAAATATCAACAGCAACGCGCCTGTCACCCGCGCGTCGGACGACGTGCGAGGTCTAAAGGGCAACGCAAGCAGGCGCCTCAGCTTAGATAGCTCCGTCTTTGCGCAGTTGTGCGATCTGCGTCGCGTCATAGCCAAGTTCCTGGAGTACCTGTGCGTTGTGCTCGCCCAGTTGCGGCCCAACCCATTGCGAAGTGCCGGGTGTCTCTGAGAGTTTCGGCACGATTCCCGGCATCTTGAAATCTTTGCCGTCCGGAAGCTTGGCCTGCAGGAACATTTCCCGGGCCAGGTACTGCGGATCGCTGAACATGTCTTCGGCACTGAAGATCCGGCTGGCCGGAACGTCGGCCTGATTCAGCTGTTCGATAACCGTGTCCAGCGGCAGTGAGTTGACCCAGCGATCGATCACGCCATAAATTTCGTCGCGACGGCTGTCACGCCCGTCATTGCTGGCCAGCACCGGGTCATTGGCCAGGTCTTCGCGGCCGATGATCAGCATGAACCGTTTAAAAATCGCATCGCCGTTGGCGCCGATCTGCACATGTTTGCCGTCGGCGCTGGTGTGGATCGAGGAGGGCGTGATGCCCGGCATGATGTTGCCGGTGCGTTCGCGAATGAAACCAAACACATCGAACTCCGGCACCATGCTTTCCATCATGGCAAAGATCGCTTCGTACAGCGCCACGTCGACCACTTGGCCGAGACCGCCGTTCACTTCGCGATGACGCAGGGCCATCAGTGCGCCGATCACGCCCCAGAGCGCCGCGATCGAGTCGCCGATGGAAATCCCGGTGCGTACCGGTGGTCGGTCTTCGAAACCGGTGATATAGCGCAAACCGCCCATGGATTCGCCAACCGCGCCAAAACCTGGCTGGTCTTTCATCGGCCCGGTCTGACCGAAGCCGGAGAGACGCACCATCACCAGTTTCGGGTTCAGCGCGTGCAAGGTCTCCCAGCCGAGGCCCAGTTTTTCCAGCACGCCAGGGCGGAAATTCTCGATCAGGATGTCGGCTTCGCCCAGCAACTTTTTCAGAATCGCCAGGCCGTCAGGGTGTTTCAGGTTTAGTGTCAGGGATTTTTTGTTGCGCGCCTGAACGAACCACCACAGCGAAGTGCCTTCGTACAGTTTTCGCCATTTACGCAACGGATCGCCGCCGTCGGGGGATTCGATCTTGATCACTTCAGCGCCAAACTCGCCGCAAATGCGTGAGGCAAACGGCCCGGCGATCAGCGTACCCAATTCAATGACTTTCAAACCTGAGAGCGGTTTTCCTGTAAGCGGCATGCGGGATCCTGTAGGACAAAGGCTGAGCGGATACAGCGTTTTAACATAGCCGAACGTCAGACGACCAAGGTTCATCGCCTTCAATTCGTTGATTGCCTACAGCATCGGTTAGACTTGCCGCCTTTCCTCGTATCAAGAAGCCCGTTCATGGCCCAGCCGTCCACGACCTACAAGTTTGAACTGAACCTCACCGACCTCGACCGCAGCGTTTACCAGACTGTGAAGCAGACCATCGCCCGTCACCCTTCGGAAACCGAAGAGCGCATGACCGTGCGGCTGCTGGCCTACGCCTTCTGGTACAACGAGCAGCTGTCATTTGGTCGTGGTCTGTCAGACGTGGATGAACCCGCTCTGTGGGAAAAGAGCCTGGACGACCGTGTCCTGCACTGGATCGAAGTCGGTCAGCCAGATGCCGATCGCCTGACCTGGTGCTCGCGTCGCACCGAACGCACCAGCCTGCTGGCCTACGGCAGCCTGCGTGTCTGGGAAACCAAAGTGATCCCGGCGATCAAAACCCTGAAAAACGTCAACATCGCCGCCGTGCCGCAGGAAGTCCTGGAAACCCTGGCCAAGGACATGCCACGCGTTATCAAGTGGGACGTGATGATCAGCGAAGGGACGATTTTCGTGACCGACGACCGTGGTCAGCACGAAGTCCAGTTGCAATGGCTGCAAGGTGAGCGCGGCTGATCCTGCGCCGACACCCGATTAATCCCACGTATTCAAGAGAAGCCTCCGTCACCCCATGCGTATCGATCCTCGCCAACTGCCTGCCACTCTGCCATTTCTCGGTGATCTGCCACCGCTGCTGACCCGCCTGTACGCGGCGCGGGGCGTGCTCACCGAGGCTGAACTGGACAAGAGCCTGGCGCGGCTGATTCCGTTCCAACAGCTCAAAGGCATCGATGCCGCCGTGGATTTGCTGGTGACGGCGCTGGAGCAGCGGCAGCGGATTCTGATCGTCGGCGACTTCGACGCCGATGGCGCGACGGCCAGTACCGTGGGCGTGTTGGGGTTGCGCCTGCTGGGCGCCGCTCATGTCGACTACCTGGTGCCGAACCGTTTTGAGTATGGCTACGGCCTGACACCGGAAATCGTCGAAGTGGCGTTGACCCGTTCGCCACAGCTGCTGATTACCGTGGACAACGGGATCTCCAGCGTCGAAGGTGTCGCGGCGGCGAAGCAGCATGGCCTGAACGTGCTGGTTACCGATCACCACTTACCGGGCGATGAACTGCCGCTGGCCGATGCCATCGTCAACCCGAACCAGCCAGGGTGCGAGTTTCCGAGCAAGGCGCTGGCCGGCGTCGGGGTGATTTTTTATGTGCTGATGGCCCTTCGCGCCCGTCTGCGCAGCCTCGGGTGGTACGAGAGCCGCCCGCAGCCAAACATCGGTGAACTGCTCGACCTGGTGGCGCTGGGCAGCGTTGCCGACGTGGTGCCGCTGGATGCCAACAACCGGATTTTGGTGCACCAGGGCCTGGAGCGAATTCGCGCCGGACGTGCCCGGCCGGGAATCAAGGCCATCCTGGAAGTGGCCAAGCGCGAACCTGCACGCATCACCTCCACGGATTTGGGCTTCATTGTCGGCCCGCGCCTGAACGCGGCAGGGCGGCTGGACGACATGAGCCT
It encodes the following:
- a CDS encoding homoserine dehydrogenase, with product MKPVKVGICGLGTVGGGTFNVLQRNAEEIARRAGRGIEVAQIAMRTPKPQFQTTGIAITNDVFEVATNPEIDIVIELMGGYTVARELVLKAIENGKHVVTANKALIAVHGNEIFAKAREKGVIVAFEAAVAGGIPVIKAIREGLSANRINWVAGIINGTGNFILTEMREKGRTFEDVLAEAQALGYAEADPTFDVEGIDAAHKLTILASIAFGIPLQFDKAYTEGITKLTTADVNYAEALGYRIKHLGVARSTASGIELRVHPTLIPADRLIANVNGVMNAVMVNGDAAGSTLFYGAGAGMEPTASSVIADLVDVVRAMTSDPENRVPHLAFQPDSLSAHPILPIEACESAYYLRIQAKDHPGVLAQVASILSERGINIESIMQKEAEEHDGLVPMILLTHRVLEQHINDAIAALEALAGVVGPVVRIRVEHLN
- the dsbC gene encoding bifunctional protein-disulfide isomerase/oxidoreductase DsbC; the encoded protein is MRLTQIFAAAAIALVSTFAVADDAADKAIRKSLENLQLDVPVETITASPLPGMYEVKLKGSRVLYASADGQYVVQGYLFQLKDGKPVNLTEKTERLGISKLVNDIPVAETVVYPAIGETKSHITVFTDTTCPYCHKLHAEVPELNKRGIEVRYVAFPRQGLGSPGDEQLQAVWCSKDKKAAMDKMVDGKEIKAAKCDNPVSKQFALGQSIGVNGTPAIVLADGQVIPGYQPAPQVAKLALGAK
- a CDS encoding CaiB/BaiF CoA-transferase family protein; this encodes MPLTGKPLSGLKVIELGTLIAGPFASRICGEFGAEVIKIESPDGGDPLRKWRKLYEGTSLWWFVQARNKKSLTLNLKHPDGLAILKKLLGEADILIENFRPGVLEKLGLGWETLHALNPKLVMVRLSGFGQTGPMKDQPGFGAVGESMGGLRYITGFEDRPPVRTGISIGDSIAALWGVIGALMALRHREVNGGLGQVVDVALYEAIFAMMESMVPEFDVFGFIRERTGNIMPGITPSSIHTSADGKHVQIGANGDAIFKRFMLIIGREDLANDPVLASNDGRDSRRDEIYGVIDRWVNSLPLDTVIEQLNQADVPASRIFSAEDMFSDPQYLAREMFLQAKLPDGKDFKMPGIVPKLSETPGTSQWVGPQLGEHNAQVLQELGYDATQIAQLRKDGAI
- the recJ gene encoding single-stranded-DNA-specific exonuclease RecJ, encoding MRIDPRQLPATLPFLGDLPPLLTRLYAARGVLTEAELDKSLARLIPFQQLKGIDAAVDLLVTALEQRQRILIVGDFDADGATASTVGVLGLRLLGAAHVDYLVPNRFEYGYGLTPEIVEVALTRSPQLLITVDNGISSVEGVAAAKQHGLNVLVTDHHLPGDELPLADAIVNPNQPGCEFPSKALAGVGVIFYVLMALRARLRSLGWYESRPQPNIGELLDLVALGSVADVVPLDANNRILVHQGLERIRAGRARPGIKAILEVAKREPARITSTDLGFIVGPRLNAAGRLDDMSLGIECLLTEDAGMAREMAVQLDGMNQDRKSIEQGMQREALAQLKDLPVESMPFGLCLFDPEWHQGVIGILASRMKERYFRPTIAFADAGDGLLKGSGRSVQGFHIRDALSVVAAQHPNLISKYGGHAMAAGLTLPEANFPLFAEAFDAEVRRQLREEDLTGRLLSDGTLAVEEFHLELARALRHAGPWGQHFPEPLFHGVFQLVEQRVVGERHLKVVLKSECGSVKLDGIAFGVDRDIWPNPTIKWVELAYKLDLNEFRGNETVQLMIVHIEPR
- the xerD gene encoding site-specific tyrosine recombinase XerD, giving the protein MPAIDHPLIDQFLDALWLEKGLSDNTRDAYRSDLALFNGWLQEKDLELINAGRELILDHLAWRLEQNYKPRSTARFLSGVRGFYRYLLREKLIAVDPTLRVDMPQLGRPLPKSLSEADVEALLKAPDLSEAIGQRDRAMLEVLYACGLRVTELISLTLEQVNLRQGVLRVMGKGSKERLVPMGEEAIVWVERYMRDARGELLGGRPSDVLFPSLRGEQMTRQTFWHRIKHQAKVAGIGKSLSPHTLRHAFATHLLNHGADLRVVQMLLGHSDLSTTQIYTHVARARLQDLHAKHHPRG
- a CDS encoding YaeQ family protein, whose product is MAQPSTTYKFELNLTDLDRSVYQTVKQTIARHPSETEERMTVRLLAYAFWYNEQLSFGRGLSDVDEPALWEKSLDDRVLHWIEVGQPDADRLTWCSRRTERTSLLAYGSLRVWETKVIPAIKTLKNVNIAAVPQEVLETLAKDMPRVIKWDVMISEGTIFVTDDRGQHEVQLQWLQGERG
- a CDS encoding transporter substrate-binding domain-containing protein, which gives rise to MQFFKGLKPAVCWMFLLIALGFAQGATAAQLAVPQSAEPAVRAMIELDAQEREWIAAHPRVIVASAQYPLYLFKDELGQWSGLNNDLLNRISAMTGLQFVHEETFSTDQLMGRLESGAADMTTTLAMNDERKTFMDFSHSFGGAGWVLIGRAGMPVVESLDQMAKRVLVLPARHALEATIRRDHPAIVLRSVKTYAEGRALVESGEAYATIENEIGAHLYPAGQLKVWHTLEGKWDPDYLAVRKGQAQLLSILNKALEAFPPAELRAIRLKWLDGISPVHAPTVWQRLSQWGCWGVVFVSLFGLLSLLWSRRFTVLIKKRLEVEKSLGDQLAFQHALMDAMPDPMFVRDLEGRLIMCNKSYEESLATRFEQIQGRQLIELDVLPKATAERLHAEFISQLSTRKARFSERQLQFKNGIRDIYQWTVPFYSADGQLRGLLGGWTDRGRSRDG
- the thrC gene encoding threonine synthase; the protein is MRYISTRGQAPALNFEDVLLAGLATDGGLYVPENLPRFTQEEIASWAGLPYHELAFRVMRPFVTGSIPDADFKKILEETYGVFSHNAVAPLRQLNGNEWVLELFHGPTLAFKDFALQLLGRLLDYVLEKRGERVVIVGATSGDTGSAAIEGCKHCENVDIFILHPHNRVSEVQRRQMTTIFGENIHNIAIEGNFDDCQEMVKASFADQSFLKGTRLVAVNSINWARIMAQIVYYFHAALQLGGPARSVSFSVPTGNFGDIFAGYLARNMGLPINQLIVATNRNDILHRFMSGNQYVKETLHATLSPSMDIMVSSNFERLLFDLHGRNGAAIAGLMDSFKQGGGFSVEEERWTEARKLFDSLAVDDAQTCETIAEVYEQTGELLDPHTAIGVKAARECRRSLDIPMVILGTAHPVKFPDAVEKAGVGKALELPAHLSDLFERDERCTVLPNDLKAVQAFVSQHGNRGKPL
- a CDS encoding DUF3509 domain-containing protein, with amino-acid sequence MESISLLLGEALSPYQVTLSPSGAHGECLVTLKNAIGVIVVERAFNQAQLTDKRLLTDVVDGLHRDVLIAEGRLEPCVIAALRNAAQDKMLASRN
- a CDS encoding TIGR02285 family protein produces the protein MAQPRETLVWLMRDLPPLTIFEGPKKGQGVIDQLLPLLIAGMPQYEHTVMRVNRARGLQMLHEPSLTCDAALNWSKERESWIAFSLPVFRAMSNGLAVRRIDQPVLEPFIRDAEVDLAALLASGREKLGIIAERNYGEYLDALLKQAPPGALTLHYGNDALGSLLQMQRLGRLRLLLGYRPEIRYQAQQQGIAEDELQFYPIRGTGKYLSGYIGCTDTPKGRQAIVEINQLLRKMPRDHLSEAYAAWLDPESRGAYLEETRAFFEHQAGQ